taccaATTACTGTAAATTGAGCATACTCGTACAATTTTAAATAGCTAagtaaattcaaattaaaaataatatcttcTATAACGTAATCTTTTTTGTAGATTCCAAGTTGTTGATGCGTCCAACTGTCTCATTGGAAAGGATCAACTTAAACCCCATCAACAAAGCAGAAACTATCGGAAACCCTCAAAAAAACATAGATTTTACCAAACTTGTattcaaaaacaaacataatgATGACAAAGAATCTTTGAAACTCAGGTACGAAAATGATTTATTGGAAAGGATAAACTTAAAACCCATCAACGAATCAGAACATTCAGAACCTGTCGAAAACCCTGAAAAAACCATAGATTTCACCAAACTTGTATTCACAAAGAACCATAATGATGACAAAGAATCATTAAAACGCAAGAACGAAGAAAATTTATTGGAAAGGATCAACTTAAAACCCATCAACGAATCAGAACATTCAGAACCTGTCGAAAATCCTCAAACGATAGACAACAAACTTGTATTCAAAAAGAATCAGAATGATTACAAAAAATCTTTGAAACGCAAAAACAATGAAGATTTAAACAAAGAATGTTTAGATTTCGTAGATTTCACCAAATTTGAATTCAAAAAGAAAAAGGACAAAGAATCTCTGAACCGCAAGAACTATGAAGATTCAAACAAAGAATGTTTGAAACAATGCAAGTACTGCGAAGTACTTCAGGATAAGAAGGGTAGAGACACTAGAAAGGTGAAACTACCGGATTTAGAGAAAGTTAGGAATGATAATAAAGGTATACTGACAGCTGAAGTGGCGCCTACAGTAGCAAATACATCAGAAGATCCGCCACCATCGATAACAGAACCACAAAACGTTTTTCGAGTAAGTTATTTgcatatttttgaaatatacCTAGAGggcaagcaaatcttgtcactaaaaaggcGGCAGATTTGAAAAAAGGGGGAAATGTTGTAGCGAtccataaaaaaatgaatttcgCGCCtctttagtgccaagatttggttgacctaTATCTATTACTACCAAATtaactattgtattgtattgtattgtaagaaGCATTTGTTCTTTCAGTGCGGTTGCGCCCGAACCAAGCGAGAAAACACTCACGCCTTTTCGAATACTTTGAGCCAAAACCCTTCAATCGACCAGCAACAGCaagatattttaataaattccaACATGCAAGATCTGCATGACCAAGAATGGAATTTAAATGTTGCTTCCAATTCAATATCCGATCTGATGCTCCAAATGACAGAAGGGATGAAGCATTTGAAAGACCGAATACGTTATACTTTGAAGACACAGGGAttagatataaaaaataaatcaacagACACAATGACCGGTAAAAATATAGAGACAAAAACCCGGTATGAAAAAATAGCTGTCACGGGAGTTTCAAAAGTCGCACCGGTACCGGTGTCGCCGGTGGTAACATCCGAGTCGATACCGGTACCAAAACCGCCGCCAATACAGTTACCCATACCGGTACCAATAGCTCCCAAGGTATTAACACCCAAGTCGACACTGGTATCAAAACCACTGACTGAGTTACCAAAGCGAAAAATAAAGCATACCAAACCGGTACCAATAGCTCCGAAGGTATTAAAACCCAAGTTGGCACCGGTACCAAAACCGTCGACTGAGTCTCCAAACTTTATTTGTATGTCAACCAGACCGGCACCAATAGCTTCGTTGGTGTTAACACCCAAGTTCACACTGGTATCAAAACCACTGACTGAGTTACCAAAGCGAAAAATAAAGCTTACCAAACCGGTACCAATAGCTCCGAAGGTATTAAAACCCAATTTGACACCGGTACCAAAACTACCGGCCGTGTTACCAAACCTTGAAACGCCGAAAGTATCCGAACTAATACCAACCCTGCCGATAAAGCCAAGCACAACAAAATCCGCGTCAGAACGTCCATTGACGATAGCATTCCCAACACTGTCAACGTCAAAAATATCAACACAGAATCCATCAAATGTGTTACCATGCTCGccgaaaaaaattaccatttcgAAAACTGCGCCAAGATATTCACTTCCGATACTAAGTCCTacactgtcaatgtcaaacaaACTGGTAGCAGCACCGCCGACGGTGTTAAAACCCAAGTTGACATCAACGCCAATACCAAAATTGCTGACCGAGTTACCAAACCTTGAAATGCCGAAATCATCAAAACTTATACTAACTCCGCTGATAAAGTCAAGCACATCAAAAACCGCGTCAAAACGTTCATTACCAACACTGTCAATGTCGATGTCAACAACACAGAATTCATTAGAAGTGCTACCATCCCCGCCGAAAAAAATTACCTTCCTAGGTAATTATTATTCACCGACGGTACCATTTCCTACACAGTCAATGTCCAAACTTGTGTTAAAATCATTAACATCTAATCCCACGACAGCCTCGAATCTTGAATTCATGCCTCCATCCGTGGCAACAAACACGCGATTAACGTCCGAACTTGATAATGCACCAGCTATTCCGCCAACAATATCTAAACCTACAAAATATGTACCGGTACCAAACCAGACTTTAATACCCAAACCAGAACCACTCAAATCTGAAAGTCTGTCGGAACCTTCCGCGTCGTTACCAAATCCGCCGATAGTAGCAATTAGATCTGAACCTATTCTGGAACCAACTGAAAGCAATACAAATGATTTTGATCTAATTTTCGCTATATATACTGATAATTCAACAGTGGACTCAAATGACACACTAAAAACATCTACCATGTTAAACACGACAAAACCAGAATCTATACCAGATCTACCAACAACTTTAAAACCGAGTGTTGAATCATACATAAGACAATCTCCGAAAAAACCAAAAGGGCCATTTGATTTAGAATTCGTTAACATTGGAACCTCTAAGAGCTTCGTTGAATACAATGGTAAGACCAAAGTTTCCCAATCGACCACTGAACAGATGAAAAGAGAAGAGGAAATTAGCAAAGCAGTGGAGTTGAAACAGATGAAGAGAGAAATTAGAAAACCAGAGATAAAACAGATGGAAAGAGAAATTAGCAAAGCAGTGGATTGGAAACAGATGAAGAGTGAAATTACCAAATCAGAGATGAAACAGATGGAAAGAGAATTTAGCAAAGCAGTGAATTGGAAACAGATGAGTGAAATTACCAAATCAGAGAATTCAGAGATGAAACGTGAAATTATCAGATCAGTGGAGATGAAACAGGTGCAAAGTGAAATTAGCAAAGCTGTGGAGATGGAACAGATGAAGAGTGAAATTATCAAATCACTGTGGATGGAACCGATGCCGAGTAAAATTAGCAGAGCAGTGGAGATGAAAGACATAGTCAATAATAATGGTCCGTGGAGAATGGAGGATGAGTCGCTTGAAGAGGCGGAATTTGATATGAGCTTTTTTGCTGAAGCTATCCATGTGTATACAGACTATTGACCGTCGGATTCGCCTTGTGAGAGATCTGTCAGATCTGACACGTTGTCAAATTTCCGATTTCCGGTCACTATTCAGTATCCTAcctaacggcctagccacgacaatggtctaaggcgtcttgcggcagcggcaagcggtaagtcacaaaaacaaaaacgcagcgcgcgcgaggcatgccacgaccttgccgctgttcgaaatcgcgcgcgggtttttacgggcctactcgcgggagcggcgcgcggggcggcgcgcgacgagaacaactgtagcgcgccgcgcccgcaccgccacgacattacagcggcgcgaccggcctaggcggctagatggggctagcgattccgcgcggaacaaaacattttgtttttattatgagcgtcttgaacccgaaacctttatttaatgaa
This Leguminivora glycinivorella isolate SPB_JAAS2020 chromosome 24, LegGlyc_1.1, whole genome shotgun sequence DNA region includes the following protein-coding sequences:
- the LOC125238770 gene encoding proteoglycan 4-like isoform X2 — protein: MERAGRYEDRNPLELKLMCLMIKCIRPSVMVSASPRPELEAAVCRIVAQLMCQRYHVLFKLWSDLRAATLRKLRAHLVRGDLSTSYERLSTLEWAVVDLLLLYDSSLNVAAYFHPAQLVALERTFKLVQSLHIEQEDGPVSPDKWTQAAEAYCKNGAELSAVALQRRWHEMKIQARQRAGGPLVEDLHQAIIHRYPHVTQAELPTWRDLVTAGKVAEPTVVPSFRPAAIRRKPMREIEPPQEPESEETDDTEDEVPDEEYDSSSNDNVEEPHCDNTSNVQANKTCGKETDKTDMKVEPEIIEIDDDTPSINDPVEATKDIDLNNFDAVIVYDSDDDVLDVQMGNIVANAENNENAERNKIGHPLYEILTDCKIERYEDSKTILKEIEDKSLETVNFTDNATENIDVNEENSMDIVITNVWSEKDLTPTVNDDNIIEIDDLDVENSLDNLIENDGLDNVTKDCSDNINSDIASNLKTAKCVVHLEFATSKIDSKLLMRPTVSLERINLNPINKAETIGNPQKNIDFTKLVFKNKHNDDKESLKLRYENDLLERINLKPINESEHSEPVENPEKTIDFTKLVFTKNHNDDKESLKRKNEENLLERINLKPINESEHSEPVENPQTIDNKLVFKKNQNDYKKSLKRKNNEDLNKECLDFVDFTKFEFKKKKDKESLNRKNYEDSNKECLKQCKYCEVLQDKKGRDTRKVKLPDLEKVRNDNKGILTAEVAPTVANTSEDPPPSITEPQNVFRCGCARTKRENTHAFSNTLSQNPSIDQQQQDILINSNMQDLHDQEWNLNVASNSISDLMLQMTEGMKHLKDRIRYTLKTQGLDIKNKSTDTMTGKNIETKTRYEKIAVTGVSKVAPVPVSPVVTSESIPVPKPPPIQLPIPVPIAPKVLTPKSTLVSKPLTELPKRKIKHTKPVPIAPKVLKPKLAPVPKPSTESPNFICMSTRPAPIASLVLTPKFTLVSKPLTELPKRKIKLTKPVPIAPKVLKPNLTPVPKLPAVLPNLETPKVSELIPTLPIKPSTTKSASERPLTIAFPTLSTSKISTQNPSNVLPCSPKKITISKTAPRYSLPILSPTLSMSNKLVAAPPTVLKPKLTSTPIPKLLTELPNLEMPKSSKLILTPLIKSSTSKTASKRSLPTLSMSMSTTQNSLEVLPSPPKKITFLGNYYSPTVPFPTQSMSKLVLKSLTSNPTTASNLEFMPPSVATNTRLTSELDNAPAIPPTISKPTKYVPVPNQTLIPKPEPLKSESLSEPSASLPNPPIVAIRSEPILEPTESNTNDFDLIFAIYTDNSTVDSNDTLKTSTMLNTTKPESIPDLPTTLKPSVESYIRQSPKKPKGPFDLEFVNIGTSKSFVEYNGKTKVSQSTTEQMKREEEISKAVELKQMKREIRKPEIKQMEREISKAVDWKQMKSEITKSEMKQMEREFSKAVNWKQMSEITKSENSEMKREIIRSVEMKQVQSEISKAVEMEQMKSEIIKSLWMEPMPSKISRAVEMKDIVNNNGPWRMEDESLEEAEFDMSFFAEAIHVYTDY
- the LOC125238770 gene encoding proteoglycan 4-like isoform X1; its protein translation is MERAGRYEDRNPLELKLMCLMIKCIRPSVMVSASPRPELEAAVCRIVAQLMCQRYHVLFKLWSDLRAATLRKLRAHLVRGDLSTSYERLSTLEWAVVDLLLLYDSSLNVAAYFHPAQLVALERTFKLVQSLHIEQEDGPVSPDKWTQAAEAYCKNGAELSAVALQRRWHEMKIQARQRAGGPLVEDLHQAIIHRYPHVTQAELPTWRDLVTAGKVAEPTVVPSFRPAAIRRKPMREIEPPQEPESEETDDTEDEVHDKSYDNPAIVVPDEEYDSSSNDNVEEPHCDNTSNVQANKTCGKETDKTDMKVEPEIIEIDDDTPSINDPVEATKDIDLNNFDAVIVYDSDDDVLDVQMGNIVANAENNENAERNKIGHPLYEILTDCKIERYEDSKTILKEIEDKSLETVNFTDNATENIDVNEENSMDIVITNVWSEKDLTPTVNDDNIIEIDDLDVENSLDNLIENDGLDNVTKDCSDNINSDIASNLKTAKCVVHLEFATSKIDSKLLMRPTVSLERINLNPINKAETIGNPQKNIDFTKLVFKNKHNDDKESLKLRYENDLLERINLKPINESEHSEPVENPEKTIDFTKLVFTKNHNDDKESLKRKNEENLLERINLKPINESEHSEPVENPQTIDNKLVFKKNQNDYKKSLKRKNNEDLNKECLDFVDFTKFEFKKKKDKESLNRKNYEDSNKECLKQCKYCEVLQDKKGRDTRKVKLPDLEKVRNDNKGILTAEVAPTVANTSEDPPPSITEPQNVFRCGCARTKRENTHAFSNTLSQNPSIDQQQQDILINSNMQDLHDQEWNLNVASNSISDLMLQMTEGMKHLKDRIRYTLKTQGLDIKNKSTDTMTGKNIETKTRYEKIAVTGVSKVAPVPVSPVVTSESIPVPKPPPIQLPIPVPIAPKVLTPKSTLVSKPLTELPKRKIKHTKPVPIAPKVLKPKLAPVPKPSTESPNFICMSTRPAPIASLVLTPKFTLVSKPLTELPKRKIKLTKPVPIAPKVLKPNLTPVPKLPAVLPNLETPKVSELIPTLPIKPSTTKSASERPLTIAFPTLSTSKISTQNPSNVLPCSPKKITISKTAPRYSLPILSPTLSMSNKLVAAPPTVLKPKLTSTPIPKLLTELPNLEMPKSSKLILTPLIKSSTSKTASKRSLPTLSMSMSTTQNSLEVLPSPPKKITFLGNYYSPTVPFPTQSMSKLVLKSLTSNPTTASNLEFMPPSVATNTRLTSELDNAPAIPPTISKPTKYVPVPNQTLIPKPEPLKSESLSEPSASLPNPPIVAIRSEPILEPTESNTNDFDLIFAIYTDNSTVDSNDTLKTSTMLNTTKPESIPDLPTTLKPSVESYIRQSPKKPKGPFDLEFVNIGTSKSFVEYNGKTKVSQSTTEQMKREEEISKAVELKQMKREIRKPEIKQMEREISKAVDWKQMKSEITKSEMKQMEREFSKAVNWKQMSEITKSENSEMKREIIRSVEMKQVQSEISKAVEMEQMKSEIIKSLWMEPMPSKISRAVEMKDIVNNNGPWRMEDESLEEAEFDMSFFAEAIHVYTDY